The following are encoded together in the Thermodesulfobium sp. 4217-1 genome:
- the pyrH gene encoding UMP kinase has protein sequence MISKRVLLKLSGEALMGKKGYGLDPEVLSDLASQIHNVCSETIQIAIVVGGGNIFRGLSGVALGMDRATADHMGMLATVINALALQDVLERSGVQTRVQTAIEIREVAEPYIRRRAIRHLEKGRVVIFAAGTGSPYFTTDTAAALRAAEIGAEVIFKATSVDGVYDSDPKLNPGAVKYDKLKYMDVLREGLSVMDTTAISMCMDNKIPIVVFSLLESGNIERALKGEKVGTIVS, from the coding sequence ATGATCTCTAAAAGAGTATTGCTGAAATTGAGCGGAGAAGCCCTTATGGGGAAAAAGGGTTACGGCCTGGATCCTGAGGTCCTGTCTGATTTAGCTTCGCAGATTCATAATGTTTGTAGTGAAACAATTCAAATTGCTATAGTGGTGGGTGGGGGTAATATCTTTAGAGGCCTTTCAGGGGTAGCCTTAGGTATGGATAGGGCTACCGCAGATCATATGGGTATGCTGGCTACGGTAATCAATGCTCTTGCTCTTCAAGATGTACTTGAAAGAAGTGGCGTTCAAACCAGGGTCCAGACTGCTATAGAAATCAGAGAGGTGGCTGAACCATATATTAGGCGCAGAGCCATAAGACACCTTGAAAAGGGCAGGGTAGTAATATTTGCAGCTGGGACTGGAAGTCCATATTTTACTACTGATACGGCGGCTGCTCTCAGAGCGGCTGAGATTGGCGCAGAGGTTATTTTCAAGGCTACCTCTGTGGACGGAGTGTATGACTCAGATCCAAAACTAAATCCTGGAGCAGTGAAATACGATAAACTAAAGTATATGGACGTTCTCAGGGAAGGCCTTTCTGTAATGGACACCACTGCAATATCTATGTGTATGGACAACAAAATTCCAATTGTAGTTTTTAGCTTGCTTGAGTCTGGAAACATAGAGAGGGCTTTGAAAGGTGAAAAAGTGGGCACAATTGTTTCTTAG
- the frr gene encoding ribosome recycling factor, whose translation MSSKEVEHLKQRMSKALENLSKEFSSVRTGRASPALLDHIKIDYYGTTVPIKQLANVSQQDARTLLISVYDKNALQAVDKSIRLSDLGLTPQVDGMVLRIVMPALTQDRRKELVKVIKKMAEESKVAVRNIRRDELEVLEKKEKSKEISEDDLKRLKVEFQKITDSFMQDIEKLLSNKEKEIMND comes from the coding sequence TTGAGCTCAAAAGAAGTGGAACATTTAAAACAAAGGATGTCAAAGGCCTTAGAAAATCTTTCTAAGGAGTTTTCTTCTGTAAGGACAGGCAGGGCTTCACCCGCTCTTCTGGATCACATAAAAATTGATTATTATGGCACTACGGTTCCAATAAAGCAGCTGGCAAACGTGTCGCAGCAGGATGCAAGAACATTGCTCATAAGCGTCTATGACAAGAACGCTCTTCAGGCCGTTGACAAGTCAATTAGGTTGTCTGATTTGGGGCTTACACCTCAGGTGGATGGTATGGTTTTAAGGATTGTTATGCCCGCACTTACCCAGGACAGAAGGAAAGAGCTAGTAAAGGTAATAAAGAAGATGGCTGAAGAGTCAAAGGTGGCTGTTAGAAATATAAGACGCGATGAACTTGAAGTTCTTGAAAAAAAGGAAAAGAGCAAGGAAATATCTGAAGACGACCTAAAGAGGTTAAAAGTAGAATTTCAAAAGATAACTGACTCTTTTATGCAGGATATAGAAAAGCTTCTCTCCAATAAAGAAAAGGAGATAATGAACGATTGA
- the hisIE gene encoding bifunctional phosphoribosyl-AMP cyclohydrolase/phosphoribosyl-ATP diphosphatase HisIE has protein sequence MIDDIVSSIKFDSSGLVPAIVQDYYTLDILMMAYMNKESLKKTIETNETWFYSRSRQCLWHKGETSGHIQKVKEIRVDCDQDTLLLFVEQIGGIACHTGNRSCFYRKIDKGELVEEKSKFAVLSYLFSIFEDRDKNPTPDSYVSKLLKKGKSRILQKVGEEAVETVIAGMREDKDEFVYEITDLFFHMALSLYTFGLSFDDIFEELNRRKKEEKNG, from the coding sequence TTGATTGATGACATTGTATCGAGTATAAAGTTTGACAGTTCTGGCCTGGTTCCTGCTATTGTTCAGGATTATTATACCCTTGACATTTTGATGATGGCATATATGAACAAGGAATCTCTAAAAAAGACTATTGAGACTAACGAAACCTGGTTTTATAGCAGATCCAGACAGTGTTTGTGGCATAAGGGTGAGACGAGCGGTCATATTCAAAAGGTAAAAGAAATTAGAGTTGATTGTGATCAGGACACCCTTCTTCTTTTTGTAGAGCAGATAGGGGGAATTGCCTGTCATACTGGAAACAGGAGCTGCTTTTATAGGAAGATAGACAAAGGAGAGTTGGTAGAAGAAAAGTCAAAATTTGCTGTATTGTCATATCTTTTTTCAATTTTTGAAGATAGAGACAAGAACCCAACACCAGATTCTTATGTGAGCAAGCTCCTTAAAAAGGGAAAGAGCAGAATACTCCAAAAAGTAGGCGAGGAGGCTGTGGAAACGGTCATTGCTGGGATGAGGGAAGATAAGGATGAATTTGTTTATGAAATAACTGACCTTTTTTTCCATATGGCACTCTCTCTTTATACATTTGGGCTAAGCTTTGATGATATTTTTGAAGAATTAAATAGAAGAAAGAAGGAAGAAAAAAATGGATAA
- the mtrB gene encoding trp RNA-binding attenuation protein MtrB yields the protein MSTLADYVVIKAMSDGVMISGMTRGKETKFHHSERIDAGEVVIAQFTDNTSAMKIRGKAKILTKYGTVYSGMADKE from the coding sequence ATTTCTACCCTTGCAGATTATGTGGTGATAAAGGCGATGTCTGATGGGGTAATGATATCTGGTATGACAAGGGGAAAAGAGACAAAATTTCATCACTCTGAAAGAATCGACGCCGGTGAAGTGGTAATCGCACAATTCACCGACAATACTTCTGCAATGAAGATTAGGGGTAAAGCAAAAATACTAACAAAGTACGGCACAGTGTACTCTGGTATGGCTGACAAAGAATAA
- the aroQ gene encoding type II 3-dehydroquinate dehydratase produces the protein MIKVLVINGPNLNMLGTREPDTYGNLTLHGLEELILNFAREMDVKIDFFQSNHEGDIIDKIHRTYDAYNAFIINPGAFTHYSYAIRDAIASIKIPVLEVHLSNIHAREEFRKTSVIAPVCLGQISGLGEFSYIAAIITLEKYLKKNSDK, from the coding sequence GTGATAAAAGTACTCGTTATAAACGGTCCAAATCTAAATATGTTAGGAACCAGAGAGCCAGATACGTACGGCAATCTTACCTTGCACGGCTTAGAAGAGTTAATATTAAATTTCGCAAGAGAAATGGATGTAAAAATAGACTTCTTTCAATCAAACCATGAGGGTGACATCATAGACAAAATCCACAGAACTTATGACGCATATAACGCTTTTATAATCAATCCTGGTGCCTTCACTCACTATTCTTATGCAATAAGGGATGCTATCGCCTCAATTAAGATTCCCGTTTTAGAAGTACACCTTTCGAACATTCACGCAAGAGAGGAGTTCAGGAAAACTTCGGTGATAGCACCCGTATGCCTTGGCCAGATAAGCGGTCTGGGCGAGTTTTCTTACATTGCTGCAATAATTACCTTAGAGAAATATCTGAAAAAAAATTCAGATAAATAG
- a CDS encoding sulfite exporter TauE/SafE family protein, with amino-acid sequence MGIIIAKLLYLLIGIITGVIAGLFGIGGGVIMVPILVYLLSFHEDVAQGISLAATVPISMMASYIHYKKGNLTKDLLWISLGAALGSIFTSSIVGYLPTYFLKMIFSVILLFLAARMLIF; translated from the coding sequence ATGGGTATAATCATTGCAAAGCTATTATATCTACTGATAGGAATCATTACTGGCGTTATAGCTGGTCTTTTCGGAATTGGCGGCGGAGTAATAATGGTTCCAATATTAGTATATTTGTTGTCATTCCATGAAGATGTAGCACAAGGCATATCTTTAGCAGCCACCGTCCCCATATCAATGATGGCATCTTACATCCACTACAAAAAAGGCAACCTTACGAAAGATTTGCTCTGGATAAGTTTGGGTGCAGCATTGGGCAGCATTTTCACGAGCTCAATAGTTGGATATCTGCCTACTTATTTTCTTAAGATGATATTCTCAGTCATACTTTTGTTCCTGGCAGCAAGAATGTTAATATTTTAG
- a CDS encoding sulfite exporter TauE/SafE family protein, with protein sequence MDKRKLLLVFIGLCGGMASGLLGIGGGIIFVPLLISIAKFNQKDAHATSVGAIVPAVIVGAAIYGLNKFGNLGDSIYLGIGGIVGAQIGAKLMYKIPNKQLKKGFGVILVIVAIRMIMSWV encoded by the coding sequence TTGGATAAGCGTAAACTCTTATTAGTCTTTATAGGTTTGTGCGGCGGTATGGCATCAGGTCTACTTGGCATAGGCGGCGGCATAATATTTGTTCCCCTATTGATTTCAATTGCGAAATTTAATCAAAAAGATGCTCATGCCACATCAGTAGGCGCCATAGTGCCTGCTGTAATAGTCGGAGCTGCGATTTACGGATTAAACAAATTTGGCAACTTAGGTGACAGCATATATTTAGGTATAGGCGGCATTGTAGGAGCTCAGATTGGTGCAAAGCTAATGTACAAAATTCCAAACAAACAGCTTAAAAAGGGATTTGGGGTTATACTTGTAATAGTTGCTATCAGGATGATTATGTCATGGGTATAA
- a CDS encoding sulfite exporter TauE/SafE family protein — protein sequence MSILMFLVVGLFTGIVSGMMGVGGGLIMIPAMVLFMSIPQGMAQGISLAAIVPISLMGAWVHFKKGGLKKDAIWIGLGAVVGASITSSIIPYMPISALKIIFSLVLLYFALRMILK from the coding sequence ATGAGCATTTTAATGTTTCTGGTTGTAGGACTTTTTACTGGAATAGTTAGCGGAATGATGGGAGTTGGAGGAGGGCTTATTATGATACCTGCAATGGTATTATTTATGTCTATACCCCAAGGTATGGCACAAGGTATATCTCTGGCTGCAATAGTACCAATAAGCTTGATGGGAGCATGGGTACACTTTAAGAAGGGAGGATTGAAAAAAGACGCAATATGGATAGGATTGGGCGCAGTAGTAGGCGCATCTATTACAAGCAGCATAATCCCATATATGCCAATAAGCGCTTTAAAAATAATTTTTTCTCTTGTGCTGCTTTATTTTGCCCTGAGAATGATATTAAAATAA
- a CDS encoding sulfite exporter TauE/SafE family protein, producing MKERLKFILIGVVGGLASGLLGIGGGLVFVPLLITYAAYSQKEAHATSLGAIIPAGLAGALIYNLNGLNSFTDSAYLALGGIVGAQIGSRAMYRFSNKKLRKAFGVFLFIMSIRMVLP from the coding sequence GTGAAAGAAAGATTGAAATTTATTTTAATTGGCGTAGTAGGTGGATTGGCCTCTGGGCTCCTTGGGATTGGCGGAGGATTAGTGTTTGTGCCCCTTTTAATCACCTATGCTGCCTATTCGCAAAAAGAGGCTCATGCCACGTCGCTTGGAGCTATAATACCTGCTGGCTTAGCAGGTGCCTTGATTTACAATCTCAACGGATTAAATAGCTTTACAGACAGTGCCTACTTAGCTTTGGGCGGTATTGTCGGAGCCCAAATTGGCTCAAGAGCAATGTATAGGTTCTCAAATAAAAAATTAAGAAAGGCATTTGGCGTATTTCTTTTCATTATGAGCATAAGGATGGTATTACCTTAA
- a CDS encoding folylpolyglutamate synthase/dihydrofolate synthase family protein, protein MSEEYFINLINSISVEHWNFGLERMKKALEILDLKKLPYRTILVGGTNGKGSTVKFIQTIMVQHGIRTGLFTSPHLIEYNERFNLDLEDLPYSTLIEGLNEIRDQIENLNLTEFELLTVLALYVFKKLSIEVCILEVGLGGRLDATNATDPDISVLTRIDIDHTDYLGNTIEEIVKEKTKISRKDKRVVIAKQDNKTLNLILDDLDMIGSSPILSDEEVEAKINSNKIKFIFNEFETDYITPSLIADYQVENIKTALVTSYIFLRNVLMKRFEHQKFQYAVEKTLWPGRFQIIKERPLLLLDGSHNPSGFKALSQSLKRLLKGEKAIFIIGILRDKDAKNMIDQILAYSKKIIFTQVPSKRTMSLEDYKKILTNYDFTYMSTEEAKKFILENSSSENIVVCGSLYLIGEILKTVKTLLISKYQINKEH, encoded by the coding sequence ATGAGTGAGGAATACTTTATAAACTTAATAAATTCAATTTCAGTAGAACACTGGAATTTTGGCCTTGAAAGAATGAAAAAGGCTCTTGAGATTTTAGATTTAAAGAAATTGCCATACAGGACAATCCTTGTGGGGGGAACAAACGGTAAGGGCTCTACTGTAAAATTTATACAAACCATAATGGTACAACACGGGATAAGAACTGGACTTTTTACCTCGCCGCACTTGATCGAATACAACGAGAGATTTAATCTGGATTTGGAAGACCTCCCTTATTCCACTTTGATCGAGGGACTCAATGAAATAAGAGATCAAATAGAAAATTTAAACTTAACAGAATTTGAACTGCTTACAGTATTAGCTCTTTACGTATTCAAAAAACTATCAATTGAAGTATGCATATTAGAAGTTGGATTAGGTGGCAGACTCGATGCCACAAACGCCACAGATCCTGATATCAGCGTTTTAACCAGGATAGATATCGATCACACTGACTATCTTGGAAATACAATTGAAGAGATAGTAAAAGAAAAAACCAAGATTTCCAGAAAGGACAAGCGAGTAGTTATTGCAAAACAAGACAACAAAACGCTTAATCTCATTCTTGATGACCTTGATATGATAGGCTCGAGTCCAATCTTATCAGATGAAGAAGTAGAAGCAAAAATTAACTCAAACAAGATAAAGTTTATATTTAACGAATTTGAAACAGACTACATAACACCATCCCTTATAGCTGATTATCAGGTAGAAAACATAAAAACTGCTTTGGTCACCTCATACATCTTCTTAAGAAACGTTCTTATGAAGAGATTTGAACACCAGAAATTTCAATATGCCGTAGAAAAAACCTTGTGGCCCGGACGATTTCAGATAATAAAAGAAAGGCCGCTGCTGCTGCTCGATGGATCTCACAACCCCTCAGGCTTCAAAGCCTTAAGCCAGTCATTGAAGAGGTTGTTAAAGGGTGAAAAAGCGATTTTTATAATTGGGATCTTAAGAGACAAAGATGCGAAAAATATGATAGATCAAATCCTTGCATATTCAAAGAAAATCATATTCACACAAGTTCCATCAAAAAGGACAATGAGCTTGGAAGACTACAAAAAGATACTCACTAACTACGATTTCACATATATGTCGACTGAAGAGGCGAAAAAATTTATCTTAGAAAATAGCTCATCTGAGAATATTGTAGTCTGTGGCTCTCTCTACCTGATAGGGGAAATATTAAAAACTGTAAAAACATTGCTAATTTCTAAATACCAAATAAATAAGGAGCATTAA
- a CDS encoding valine--tRNA ligase, producing the protein MDKIYQHNNTEKEILNFWLDNHIYHANERSSKDAFSIVIPPPNVTGSLHLGHALDDTLQDIICRYKRLLGFEVLWLPGTDHAGIATQNVVEKMLHKEGKTRQTLGRDKFIERVWEWKEQYGQRIINQLKSLGASCDWDRERFTMDEGLSKAVKKAFVTLYNKGLIYKGTRIINWCPRCSTALADLEVEHEDREDKLYFVKYKFLDSPDKFITIATTRPETIFADTAVAVNPKDERFKGLVGGKVLVPMTDRVVEIISDSLVETDFGTGALKITPGHDPMDFEIGLAHNLEVLIAIDSDGKMTDLAGDLKGLDRDSARKKSVEILEEMGALEKIEDLKHAVGHCYRCKTVIEPYVSEQWFVKSAPLAKKAMEAVKNDIVQFSPERWEKIYFDWLENIKDWCISRQIWWGHRIPAWYCDDCNEIIVSENEPNSCPKCNSTNLRQDEDVLDTWFSSSLWPFSTMGWPEETEELKKFFPTSVLVTGFDIIYFWVARMIMMSLALTEKEPFKNVIIHGLIRDPQGRKMSKSIGNVIDPMDIIEESGADALRFSLASLSNPSGQDIKMSKEKVKGARNFANKLWNTARFVLNYEENVTNHNISNEDIANMEPEDIWILSRSNSVIDYLCQKLDEYNFSAASTEVYNFIWDEFCDWYIELTKFRIKNHFKDELALKVLFYTFRQSLILLHPFMPFITEYLYRRLPNNKESITFETLKKFDHPLSPEKIKHMTTLVEATKSTRKLRSEYRIAPDIITEPILVMPDDIKSNFMSEIEKYCFLTKSKTPQIIQDTPVDLKGYAIERDASITVLLYLEQDNLKKSKELIEKSLQKLLKEFKISEQRLSDPNFLKGAPEEVIESEKEKIVNQKESIEILERKLSFLK; encoded by the coding sequence ATGGATAAAATATACCAACACAACAACACAGAAAAAGAAATATTAAATTTTTGGCTCGATAATCATATTTATCATGCCAACGAAAGATCAAGCAAGGATGCATTTTCCATAGTAATACCCCCTCCAAACGTCACAGGTTCTCTCCATCTTGGCCACGCATTAGATGATACCCTGCAGGATATAATCTGTAGATACAAGAGGCTTTTGGGCTTTGAGGTGCTCTGGCTGCCAGGAACAGATCACGCAGGCATTGCTACCCAAAATGTAGTTGAAAAAATGCTTCATAAGGAAGGCAAAACCAGACAAACCCTTGGCAGAGACAAATTTATCGAAAGAGTATGGGAATGGAAGGAACAATACGGCCAGAGAATCATAAACCAGTTAAAGTCCTTAGGCGCCTCTTGTGATTGGGATAGAGAGAGATTTACTATGGATGAAGGTCTATCGAAAGCTGTAAAAAAAGCCTTTGTTACTCTCTACAACAAGGGGTTGATTTATAAGGGCACAAGGATAATAAACTGGTGTCCACGATGTTCTACTGCATTGGCAGATTTAGAAGTAGAGCACGAAGACAGAGAGGACAAGCTATATTTCGTAAAGTATAAGTTTTTAGATAGTCCTGATAAATTTATCACAATAGCTACTACAAGGCCTGAAACTATTTTCGCAGACACAGCAGTTGCAGTAAACCCAAAAGATGAAAGATTCAAAGGATTAGTGGGGGGAAAAGTACTCGTTCCAATGACAGATAGAGTTGTAGAAATTATCTCAGATAGTTTGGTCGAAACTGACTTCGGCACTGGAGCTCTAAAAATTACTCCAGGACACGATCCTATGGATTTTGAGATTGGGTTAGCTCACAATCTTGAAGTTTTAATAGCTATTGACTCAGATGGTAAAATGACCGATCTCGCTGGAGATCTAAAGGGATTAGATCGCGATAGTGCAAGAAAGAAATCGGTAGAAATTCTCGAAGAAATGGGAGCCCTTGAAAAAATAGAAGACCTAAAACATGCAGTAGGACACTGTTACAGGTGCAAAACGGTAATCGAGCCCTACGTTTCTGAACAGTGGTTTGTAAAAAGCGCCCCACTCGCAAAAAAGGCGATGGAAGCAGTTAAGAATGACATAGTTCAATTCTCCCCAGAAAGATGGGAAAAAATATATTTTGATTGGCTTGAAAACATAAAAGACTGGTGTATATCAAGGCAGATTTGGTGGGGCCACAGGATACCTGCTTGGTATTGCGACGACTGCAACGAAATAATTGTTAGTGAAAATGAGCCAAACAGTTGCCCAAAGTGTAATTCGACTAACTTGAGACAGGATGAAGATGTGTTAGACACCTGGTTTTCATCCTCGCTTTGGCCATTCTCGACAATGGGCTGGCCAGAAGAGACCGAAGAATTAAAGAAGTTCTTTCCAACAAGCGTTCTTGTTACGGGCTTCGACATAATATACTTTTGGGTTGCAAGGATGATAATGATGAGCCTTGCGCTTACAGAGAAAGAGCCATTTAAAAACGTTATAATACATGGACTGATAAGGGACCCTCAAGGAAGAAAGATGAGCAAGTCTATAGGCAACGTTATAGATCCAATGGATATAATTGAAGAATCAGGTGCAGATGCGCTCAGGTTTTCCTTGGCAAGCCTCTCCAATCCTTCAGGACAGGATATAAAGATGTCCAAAGAAAAGGTTAAAGGCGCACGAAACTTTGCGAATAAACTTTGGAATACAGCAAGATTCGTTCTAAATTATGAAGAAAATGTCACCAATCATAATATTTCCAATGAAGATATTGCAAATATGGAACCAGAAGATATCTGGATACTATCAAGGTCAAACTCGGTTATAGATTATCTGTGCCAAAAACTTGACGAATACAATTTCTCAGCAGCCTCTACAGAAGTTTATAACTTTATATGGGATGAGTTTTGCGATTGGTATATTGAGCTTACAAAATTTAGAATAAAAAATCATTTTAAAGATGAATTAGCTCTTAAAGTTTTATTTTATACCTTTAGACAATCTTTGATTTTGCTCCATCCTTTTATGCCATTTATTACAGAATATCTATATAGGAGGCTGCCAAACAACAAAGAATCAATAACATTTGAGACCCTTAAAAAATTTGATCATCCATTGAGTCCAGAAAAAATTAAACATATGACTACCCTTGTAGAAGCTACGAAATCCACAAGAAAGCTAAGAAGCGAGTATAGAATTGCACCCGATATTATAACAGAGCCTATTTTAGTTATGCCAGATGATATTAAGAGTAATTTTATGTCTGAAATAGAGAAATATTGTTTCCTTACAAAATCCAAAACTCCTCAAATAATTCAGGATACGCCAGTAGATCTGAAAGGCTACGCCATAGAAAGAGACGCCTCTATAACAGTTTTGCTTTATTTAGAACAAGACAATTTAAAAAAGAGCAAAGAACTAATAGAAAAATCTCTTCAAAAACTACTAAAAGAGTTTAAAATTTCTGAACAAAGACTCAGCGATCCAAACTTTTTAAAGGGTGCCCCTGAAGAAGTGATTGAATCAGAAAAAGAAAAAATAGTCAATCAAAAAGAGTCAATTGAAATCCTTGAAAGGAAATTGAGCTTTCTAAAATGA
- a CDS encoding CoB--CoM heterodisulfide reductase iron-sulfur subunit A family protein, protein MSASGEDALKIGVYVCHCGENIAGAVDIEEVRKFAESLPNVVLARDYMFMCSDPGQELIKEDIRKGIVNRVVVAACTPRTHEPIFRKAVADAGLNKYFFEMANIRDQDSWAHWHDKAGATEKAKKLVASGVSKVRLAEPLEESYVDVTKATLVIGAGVSGIFAAVDIANMGYKVYMLDRQASIGGNMAKLDKTFPTNDCSACILTPIMVAAGTHPNIELLTYSEVESIDGSIGNFKVLVRKKQSYIDWDKCTGCGACIEACPGKVDNEFNENMDKRKAVYIEFPQAVPKKAVVDMEHCLNCAGRTIGTQPKPHPKTGEPILSPCEKACPTGACDRSLPWDPKGQLIEINVGTIIAATGFKAMDKTPFKEYSPQSPNVLTSLQFERILSATGPTEGELLRPSDNEHPKTVAFISCVGSRDKNYHRYCSKVCCMYMLKEARLIKEKYPDLNVYIFFIDVRTAGKDFEEYYTYCRELGIRVIRGRVGGVDELAGDRLRVRAYDVDMGAPVELESDMVILATAIESPPGVEELGRKLGIQCGGEGFLKELHTKLYPVETSVRGIYIAGCAQGPKDIPESVSQARAAAAAASIPLTVGRVVVEPLISEINSDKCSGCGICLPLCPYSAISWKEYGEKKRAHIDPALCTGCGVCASACPSRAIVLHGFTTEQIESQIEALTF, encoded by the coding sequence ATGAGTGCTAGCGGGGAAGATGCTCTTAAGATTGGTGTCTACGTATGTCATTGTGGCGAGAATATCGCGGGAGCTGTAGACATTGAAGAGGTCAGAAAGTTTGCAGAGTCTTTGCCAAACGTTGTGTTGGCTAGAGATTACATGTTTATGTGTTCTGATCCAGGGCAAGAGTTAATTAAAGAAGACATTAGAAAAGGGATTGTAAACAGAGTTGTAGTTGCTGCATGTACGCCAAGAACCCATGAACCTATTTTTAGGAAAGCGGTTGCTGATGCAGGTCTGAACAAGTATTTCTTCGAAATGGCCAATATTCGCGATCAGGATAGCTGGGCGCATTGGCATGATAAAGCCGGAGCTACAGAAAAGGCTAAGAAATTGGTTGCAAGCGGCGTATCTAAGGTTAGATTGGCTGAACCACTGGAAGAGTCTTATGTAGATGTTACAAAGGCTACTTTGGTAATTGGGGCGGGAGTATCAGGTATTTTTGCAGCCGTTGATATAGCCAATATGGGCTATAAAGTCTATATGCTTGACAGACAGGCTTCAATTGGCGGCAACATGGCAAAGCTTGACAAGACGTTCCCAACAAATGACTGTTCTGCTTGTATTCTTACGCCAATAATGGTTGCTGCTGGAACGCACCCAAATATCGAACTTTTGACATATTCTGAAGTGGAGTCAATAGATGGCTCTATCGGAAATTTCAAGGTCTTGGTGCGCAAAAAGCAGAGCTATATCGATTGGGATAAATGCACTGGATGCGGTGCGTGTATAGAGGCATGTCCAGGAAAAGTGGACAACGAGTTTAACGAAAATATGGACAAGAGAAAAGCTGTATATATTGAGTTTCCTCAAGCGGTTCCAAAAAAGGCTGTAGTAGATATGGAGCACTGCTTGAACTGTGCAGGGAGAACTATTGGCACTCAGCCAAAGCCTCACCCGAAGACAGGCGAGCCAATTTTATCACCTTGTGAGAAGGCATGTCCAACTGGTGCATGTGACAGATCTTTGCCGTGGGATCCAAAGGGCCAATTAATTGAAATCAATGTGGGCACAATAATTGCAGCTACTGGATTTAAGGCTATGGATAAGACTCCATTCAAAGAATATTCACCTCAATCGCCAAACGTACTTACTTCGTTGCAGTTCGAGAGAATACTTTCAGCTACTGGACCAACTGAAGGAGAATTGCTTAGACCATCTGACAACGAACATCCAAAAACAGTCGCATTTATCTCCTGCGTAGGCAGCCGAGATAAGAATTATCACCGTTACTGTTCTAAGGTTTGTTGTATGTATATGTTGAAAGAGGCAAGATTGATCAAAGAGAAATATCCAGATCTTAATGTTTATATATTCTTTATAGACGTTCGTACTGCTGGTAAGGATTTCGAAGAGTATTATACTTACTGCAGAGAACTAGGCATCAGAGTAATAAGGGGTCGTGTGGGCGGAGTAGACGAATTAGCAGGCGATCGTCTGCGTGTTCGTGCGTATGATGTAGATATGGGAGCACCAGTAGAGTTAGAGTCTGATATGGTTATTCTTGCAACTGCTATAGAATCTCCTCCAGGAGTTGAAGAGCTTGGCAGAAAGTTGGGAATTCAGTGTGGTGGAGAAGGCTTCCTAAAAGAACTTCACACGAAGCTTTATCCTGTCGAGACATCGGTAAGAGGAATCTACATTGCTGGTTGTGCACAGGGACCAAAAGACATTCCAGAAAGCGTCTCACAGGCCAGGGCAGCAGCCGCAGCAGCGTCTATACCTTTGACTGTTGGTAGAGTTGTCGTAGAACCTCTGATTTCTGAAATTAACTCTGATAAGTGTAGCGGATGTGGTATCTGCTTGCCGCTGTGTCCTTATTCAGCTATTAGCTGGAAGGAATATGGAGAAAAGAAGAGAGCGCACATCGACCCAGC